The Brassica oleracea var. oleracea cultivar TO1000 chromosome C7, BOL, whole genome shotgun sequence sequence CGGCAATGAGGATGTGGTTCCTAAACAACCCACCAGGCAAAGCCACCATCCAGGTTCAGAACGTTGAAGAATTTACATGGCTGAACTCAAGCTACAGTCCTGTTCTCAAACAGCTTAGTTCTCGATCGATGATAGACTACTACTTCAGGGCACACCATACAAATTCAGATGCCAACTTGAAGTTCCGGAATCCAAAATACTTGTCTATCCTTAATCATCTTCGCTTTTACTTGCCTGAGATCTTCCCAAAGCTCAGCAAGGTGCTCTTCTTGGATGATGATATAGTTGTGCAGAAGGACCTGTCTGGTCTTTGGTCAGTTGATCTGAAGGGTAATGTCAACGGTGCTGTAGAGACTTGTGGGGAAAGCTTCCATCGCTTTGACCGATACCTGAACTTCTCAAATCCACTCATCTCCAAGAATTTTGACCCTCGTGCTTGTGGATGGGCGTATGGTATGAATGTTTTTGACCTTGACGAATGGAAGCGGCAAAACATCACAGAGGTCTACCATCGATGGCAAAATCTGGTACGCAGAAAACATTTTCAGCTATGGTTTGGTTGCATCTTTCTTTGACTTCAAGAATGTTTGTTGATCTTTTATACATGAACTGTTTTGAACTTTGCAGAATCAAGACCGAGAATTATGGAAGCTAGGGACGTTGCCGCCTGGTCTCATCACATTTTGGAAACGAACATACCCGCTGGAACGGAGATGGCACGTTCTGGGCCTTGGATACAACCCAAGTGTGAACCAGAGGGATATTGAGAGGGCAGCCGTCGTACACTATAACGGCAACCTCAAACCATGGCTAGAGATTGGGCTTCCAAAATATCGAGGCATCTGGTCAAAGCACGTCGACTATCAGCACGTTTATCTCAGAGAATGCAACATCAATCCTTAGAATTAGCGTCTCTATTGAAGAGTATTTGTAACATGCGTCAAAGTTTATTTCTTTCGTTTTTTTGATGAGGTCTTCATTACATGATAAACCAAATTGTAGATGATACGCAAACTACATTCGTTTGGATAGTCACGACCGATGTTATTAGTGAAATATACATGTTATTTTTGTTAAAAATGTCCTTGGAGAACACTTTTTTCTTCTAAATAGCTTCAGAAGAACTTTCACTTGTGTTGTAAGAAAGTACTTACTGGTGTTTTTAACAAATTACAGCAAAACACGACATATATTCATTGTTCATGCTAGTGGCAATGTCTATAACCAGAGAGTTGTGATCACCTCACTAAGAGGAAACTCCTAACTTTTGGGAATAAAGATAGACAACAAAACTACAAGTAATACACTCAACTACAGATGCCACCTGATACACACAACTCAGAGAACGTCTTCAGAAACCTTGTCCAATCCATCTTCAGCCCCTAACAGTGATGTAGATGGATGGTCAAAGGCGAGAGCATGGTCTGACTGATGGTAAGAAGCGTTCATGCCTGATTCTAGTATTGGGTGCGCCACTACCATCTCATTCGTATAACCAGCTGCACCTCCTCTCATCAATCTAGGCTTCTTTGATGATCTCTCTTCTCCTGCGCTCTCGTCTTGAGACCCAACGTTACACCCAGAGTCTGGTGTCAGTGCCTCCCGGTAAGATGAATGAGACTCGTCAACTGAAAGGCTCTTGTCTGGCTCACATTCTTTGCCAGATTTACCCTGGAGGGGAAACTCGGATGTTGGGGCAGGGGTTGCAGGATCTGATTCGCCTGTTACTGGGCCTGAGGATTCGCCAAGAGCTCCACTGAGTCGCTGTTGCTCTTCAATTATCTTCTTTAAGTACTTCCCTTGTGCTTCTATCCTGAGTTGCAGCTGTCTTTGCACCTACAAAACAGAAAATAATGTCATACTTCATGCAAAGTAAATGCTATTCCTGATTAATTATTTCTTAAAGTAGTATTGTCAAGGCATTACTTCTAGTTGCTCGTGCAATCGTTTCTGAACTTCCATCTGCAACTTGAGGGCTTCAGTTATCTGTGTTCCCCTGTAATCGAAAAGTGTTAGCCTGTTTCTGATCATTTAATCTGAAGCATCACAAATCAACTCAAACAATGAAACTTCACTTACGGTGAACCGTCCAACCCAGAGAGCACATCTCCAGATTCTTTCTTATCGGTTTTCTTCCCTGAAAAATTAAACAAACTCCAGTTTCAGGCAAATAGGCGACAGTGAGCATGAGAAAAATAAAGGAATTAAATGTCCACCTACCCTCAGACGACGAATCTGGCAGATACTTTGCAAGACGATATTTCTGAGTCAAAACACATGTGCAAGATCAGCAAAAGAAACTAAGGGATGCATTCATGGTTCAGACTTAAGAGAAAGAGAGAATAAAACAGGGCCACACACTGTAATCTCTTCAGTATACCTGTAAGTGACTCTTGACATGATATATAGTTAAACCTTGTACACCCATCACTCTAAGAACGCCTTTAGGTGTAGCTCCTTTGAACATCAAAGAAAGAAAGAAAAAAAAGACAAATAATCAGTAACCCTAACCAAACAGATAGGCTGTTCCTCTCATGACTACAAAACATGTTGTCATAAGAACATGAGTTACTAAATTAGCAGACAAGGGTTACTAGAAAAAGGGAACTCACTGTCAGGACCACCAAGTTGAGCCACGGCATCAACGAAGCGTTCATGTAGCTCATGCGTCCAACGCAAACGTTGTTTGGAAGCATGACTAGAATTGTTCCCACCGTCGTCAGCTTCCATCAGGCTAATGAGTTGTTGCTCGTCAGAAACATCAGGCAGTCAACTCTATGATTAGAGGACCTTTAAAGCTCCTAAATTTAGAAATAATACAAATTCAATTATTAGTGAACTCAAGTTTAAGACTTTCTCTAAAGTTCTACCAGATCAGATGAACACCCAATCACATGGGTCTTCATATCAAATCGGAGGAATTTATCACCGAAAATAGAAAAAGAAACTGAAAAAAGGAGAAACCTGTGGGTGGATCTATGAAAGAAAACTCTTCTCCGGTCTCTCCGACACTCCAATCCAATCCGATATAGGTTTTGTCTGTATCTGTTAATTTCACTCAGTCGTCTTAGTTCCGATTGTTCCTGAGGAGCGCGACGAAGCAGCAGAGTCCACCGGTTTTTCTTCGATAGATCGAATTCGCGTCTGTGGCATTGACTATTGTACATATATTCACTGGGCCGGATCTAAGGCCCATTAAGGCCCATATTTTATATAATAAGTGGTTAGATCAATTAGGTGGGTCCAAAACTCAGCAAGAACGAACAGCGACTCACCACCTGCTTTCTTCTCCCGCTACCATAACTTCGCCGGAGAATCCTCCTCCTTCCCGATAATGGCGACCATGGATTTGGGAAAGCTGATCCACTTTTCTCTGCTCTTCCCACTTCTTCTCTCTTTCCACTTCAAAATCTCCGAATCCTCCGCCCACATCTACCCTTCCCAGCCCTTCCACGATGTCGGCAACTCTCTCCTCCTCTACGGCGGCAGCGAAGGAATCTTCGCCTCTTCCCGATCTTTCGTCAGGTTTCTTCTCTTCTACATTTCTCGCTTTCCACGTTGTTGTACGACTGTACGCATCCATCATCCCTGATCTCGTTGCAGGTTCGAGAACATCACTCTCTGGAGAACGAACGACTTACAACGAAAAGGACGTAACGGCCTAGTACAAGCCGTGATCTTCGAGGCCTCGGATCGCAACAGCATCGGCGGCTCAGCTTACGGCGGCCAGAGATCCATCTGCTGCACTCCGGATCTGGCCAAGCTCCAAGGCTGCAAGCAAGGCGAGATCATTAGGATCCCTTCGGCACGCGATCCCAATTGGCCTATCCTCTTGCGCGCCCGATTCAAAGGGAAGACTCTGTCTGCTAAGATGGAAGACACTGAGATTCGA is a genomic window containing:
- the LOC106306170 gene encoding protein PHR1-LIKE 1-like, producing the protein MEADDGGNNSSHASKQRLRWTHELHERFVDAVAQLGGPDRATPKGVLRVMGVQGLTIYHVKSHLQKYRLAKYLPDSSSEGKKTDKKESGDVLSGLDGSPGTQITEALKLQMEVQKRLHEQLEVQRQLQLRIEAQGKYLKKIIEEQQRLSGALGESSGPVTGESDPATPAPTSEFPLQGKSGKECEPDKSLSVDESHSSYREALTPDSGCNVGSQDESAGEERSSKKPRLMRGGAAGYTNEMVVAHPILESGMNASYHQSDHALAFDHPSTSLLGAEDGLDKVSEDVL